In Falco cherrug isolate bFalChe1 chromosome 2, bFalChe1.pri, whole genome shotgun sequence, the following are encoded in one genomic region:
- the NUMA1 gene encoding nuclear mitotic apparatus protein 1 isoform X7, with translation MPLHEARAAALLAWVNSTKACTHPLDDLSQLQDCSVFIRIINKIHRSKEGESVLEQPLPERISFICGFLEKYCKHKLAAENLVLSQKLLEGEELALAKVTVLLLYYTSMSCKSPEDWKEFDYETQVELASILKFVLDSEESLDESLEMFLQRKAPLSASSSSSEEHSLLFSFPHKQELRFLELKNIVSSSDSPLPSTPFLPVGGVMQTPQFQLQRLKKQLAFERQNRDELEVELAENLKLIMEKEAQITVMQQRIDHLVLLNKRQAADQLEPKEMEELRERNESLTVRLHNTLKQCQDLKTEKGQMERKIDQLSEENGDLSFKLREIASRMVRVQEALNELSEEHNVTLAQSREKQGQLEDELCASLQEKKYLEEKIEILQGKISVLEDQLAKLEDCSTQEKGEVMGDILKLEELKQEVSSLVTKGAELQATILRLEEEKQQLSGLVASLQSSLSESHQARERLVQDLQAWEASEPSRQQEQEVEVKKLSRELTLLSTRLEESLREMARREEEAECLHQEVERAKVDCAAERACKAELEEQLQNSLNEQRVHQEELARCWELMKEKDGELDELRQKNISQDEELRDLQKTVSKLKGELSLEMAKERVPKGDKLQGFSEATQSRDVEGDNIKATCSKEMSLKSLEEKTHDREQEAGLSQDLYQGKLKESHVLSLQVEELAQQEAMATLEQVEAKAEMAEALREAAQQKEKALELQKELQKGRELTQSKTAVTAAEKELASLSSAVQEKGWSEESWKEELEKQRLTIKALKRDQRFQREREDKLRQEVKVCQDQCLQKEQQLAALQREFNSAQVERASLESQHCQELEQRAKTLAALQAELAKARLEATEVPSLRERLAEQDWANRQLQVEAAEQAARLAGLQQAEETWSRGQQWLEAELGRFMEQHTQNMKRLQELAASSQQEAEEVLRKLEIRTNEYETSKAVALEEKRRMTAQVEELNEKLTQHEKAVQTQEQRVKVLEGELQAEATRQQEKVAELQAQLTQKEQAAKHYKEQMEKAKMCYDAEKQQNQDLAEKLKAMEQLQKENAELRMESERLAKELEQSILQVRESELSCQNLTSQVCSLEAQVELANQQLQELGKFQGAADTLKGQETFCQNPADLSTDSLDLGVGEAQPLNATRPRLSNWTVLTSPVPPQQLSPQMLLLAPPQGLSPASSPGRPSSSRKPPPHRSSPAIQHCWASPATGRSLAALPGSCRAGTAPALTRATSTWAHARMSQSSWTGSALQSCSSVTRPARPT, from the exons ATGCCTCTTCACGAAGCGAGAGCTGCGGCTCTCCTTGCTTGG GTGAACAGCACAAAAGCTTGTACTCATCCCCTTGATGATCTGTCACAGCTCCAGGACTGCAGTGTCTTCATCAGAATCATCAACAAAAT CCACAGGAGCAAGGAGGGGGagtctgtgctggagcagccacTGCCAGAGAGGATCTCCTTCATCTGTGGCTTCCTGGAGA AGTACTGCAAGCACAAACTGGCTGCAGAGAACCTGGTCTTGTCACAGAAACTCctggagggagaggagctggcGTTGGCCAAG GTGACTGTGCTGCTCCTGTATTACACCTCCATGAGCTGCAAGAGCCCTGAGGACTGGAAAGAGTTTGACTATGAGACCCAG GTTGAGCTGGCATCAATCCTCAAATTTGTGCTGGATAGTGAGGAAAGCCTGGATGAAAGCCTGGAGAtgtttctgcagaggaaag CACCGTTGTCtgcatccagcagcagctccgAGGAGCACTCCCTGCTGTTCTCCTTCCCACACAAGCAAGAACTGCGTTTTCTGGAGCTGAAGAATATTGTGTCCTCCTCAGATTC ACCGCTGCCCAGCACACCGTTCTTGCCCGTGGGGGGAGTCATGCAGACCCCTCAGTTCCAGCTGCAACGCCTGAAGAAGCAACTGGCTTTTGAGAGACAGAACCGGGATGAGCTGGAGGTGGAGCTGGCAGAGAATCTCAAGCTCATTATGGAGAAGG AGGCTCAGATCACCGTGATGCAGCAGCGGATTGATCACTTAGTTCTGCTCAACAAGAGGCAAGCTGCAGACCAGCTGGAGCCAAAGGAAATGGAGGAGCTGAGGGAGAGGAATGAGAG CCTCACGGTGCGCCTGCACAACACCCTCAAGCAGTGCCAGGACTTGAAGACTGAAAAAGGCCAGATGGAGCGGAAAATCGACCAGCTCTCTGAGGAGAACGGGGACCTTTCCTTCAAG cTGCGGGAGATTGCCAGCCGCATGGTCCGGGTGCAGGAAGCCCTGAATGAGCTCTCGGAGGAGCACAACGTGACCCTGGCACAGTCGCGGGAAaagcagggacagctggaggATGAGCTGTGTGCTTCCCTGCAGGAGAAG AAATACTTAGAAGAGAAGATCGAGATTCTCCAGGGGAAGATTTCTGTGCTGGAGGACCAGCTGGCCAAGCTGGAGGACTGCAGCAcccaggagaagggagaggtCATGGGTGACATACTGAAG CTGGAAGAGCTGAAGCAGGAGGTATCCAGCCTTGTCACTAAAGGGGCTGAGCTCCAGGCCACCATCCTGcggctggaggaggagaagcagcagctgagtggCCTTGTTGCCAGCCTTCAGAGCTCCCTCTCTGAGAGCCACCAGGCCAGGGAGAGGCTGGTGCAGGACCTGCAGGCATGGGAGGCCAGCgagcccagcaggcagcaggagcaggaagtGGAGGTAAAGAAACTGTCTAGGGAGTTGACCCTGCTGAGTACCAGGCTGGAGGAGTCACTGCGGGAGATGGCACGCCGGGAGGAGGAAGCTGAATGCTTGCATCAGGAGGTGGAACGGGCCAAGGTGGACTGTGCTGCTGAGCGAGCCTGtaaggcagagctggaggaacAGCTGCAAAACTCGCTCAATGAGCAGAGGGTGCACCAGGAGGAGCTGGCCCGATGCTGGGAGCTGATGAAGGAGAAGGATGGGGAGCTGGATGAGCTCCGCCAGAAAAACATCTCACAGGATGAAGAGCTGAGGGACCTGCAGAAGACTGTCAGCAAGCTGAAAGGAGAGCTTTCTTTGGAGATGGCCAAGGAGCGGGTGCCCAAAGGGGACAAACTGCAGGGATTCTCAGAGGCCACCCAGAGCAGGGATGTGGAGGGGGACAACATCAAGGCTACCTGCTCAAAAGAGATGTCCCTCAAAAGCTTGGAGGAGAAGACTCATGACAGGGAGCAGGAAGCTGGCTTGAGCCAAGACCTTTACCAGGGGAAGCTGAAGGAGAGCCATGTGCTTAGTTTGCAAGTGGAGGAGCTGGCGCAGCAGGAGGCTATGGCCACCCTTGAGCAAGTGGAAGCCAAGGCGGAAATGGCAGAGGCTTTGAGGGAAGCAGCCCAGCAGAAGGAGAAGGCAttggagctgcagaaggaactACAAAAGGGCAGGGAGCTGACCCAGAGCAAAAcagctgtcacagctgctgAGAAGGAGCTGGCATCCCTCTCTTCTGCAGTGCAGGAGAAAGGCTGGTcagaggagagctggaaagaggagctggagaagcagcggTTGACTATCAAGGCTCTGAAGAGAGACCAACGTTTCCAGAGAGAGCGGGAGGACAAGCTGCGTCAGGAGGTGAAGGTCTGCCAGGACCAGTGCCTCCAGAAGGAGCAGCAACTTGCTGCCCTGCAGCGGGAGTTTAACAGTGCCCAGGTGGAGCGTGCCTCCCTGGagagccagcactgccaggagctggagcagagggcgAAAACCCTGGCTGCTCTACAAGCAGAGCTGGcaaaggccaggctggaggcgACTGAAGTGCCATCCCTGCGGGAGCGATTAGCAGAGCAGGACTGGGCCAACCGGCAGCTGCAGGtagaggcagcagagcaggcggcacggctggcagggctgcagcaggctgaggaGACCTGGAGCCGTGGGCAGCAGTGGCTTGAAGCGGAGCTGGGCCGGTTCATGGAGCAGCATACGCAGAATATGAagcggctgcaggagctggcagccagcagtcagcaggaggctgaggaggTATTGCGCAAGTTGGAGATAAGGACTAATGAGTATGAGACCAGCAAGGCAGTGGCTctggaggagaagaggaggatgaCTGCTCAG gtggaggagctgaatgAAAAGCTGACCCAGCACGAGAAGGCTGTCCAAACCCAGGAGCAGAGAGTTAAG GTGCTGGAAGGGGAACTGCAGGCAGAGGCCACCCGCCAGCAGGAGAAGGTGGCAGAGCTTCAGGCACAGCTCACCCAGAAGGAACAGGCAGCCAAGCACTACAAAGAGCAG atggagaaagcaaaaatgtgctatgatgcagagaagcagcagaaccaGGATCTGGCAGAGAAGCTGAAGGCCATGGAGCAACTGCAGAAAGAGAATGCGGAGCTGCGGATGGAGTCAGAGAGGTTGGCcaaggagctggagcagagcatccTGCAGGTCAGGGAGTCAGAACTGAGCTGCCAGAACCTCACCAGCCAGGTCTGCAGTCTGGAGGCTCAg GTGGAGCTTGCCAATCAGCAGCTACAGGAGCTTGGCAAGTTCCAGGGGGCAGCAGACACGCTGAAGGGCCAGGAGACTTTCTGCCAGAACCCTGCTGATCTCAGCACTGACAGCCTTGACCTCGGCGTTGGTGAAGCACAGCCACTTAATGCCACCAG GCCAAGACTGAGCAACTGGACAGTGCTGACATCTCCTGTACCAcctcagcagctcagcccccaaATGCTGCTCCTGGCACCTCCACAGGGTCTCTCACCAGCATCCTCTCCCGGGAGGCCCTCATCAAGCAGGAAACCTCCTCCCCACAGGAGCTCCCCAGCAATCCAGCACTGTTGGGCCTCCCCGGCTACCGGCCGGTCACTcgcagctctgccaggcagtTGCAGAGCAGGGACAGCTCCAGCCTTG ACCAGAGCAACATCTACCTGGGCACATGCCAGGATGAGCCAGAGCAGCTGGACTGGCAGCGcattgcagagctgcagcagcgtAACCAGGCCTGCCCGCCCCACCTGA